GGTGTACACCCGAAAATAATCGGTGTTGAATAATTCTTGCGTTTGCTGGGCAATCGTCTGTTCCATTGAGGCGGCAACGACAGCTGAAGGTTGTTCGAGTGCGACCTCTTTGGCAAAGGTCGGCCCGGATAGATAGGCGGTACGTTTCTTTAACCCATCGGGCAGTAACGTATCAAAAATATCCGACATAGGACAAAGCGTCTCATTTTCAATCCCTTTAGAGGCAGAAATAATCAGCGCTTCTGATGACAGAGTGTCGACGCATGACGATAATACGGCGCGCATTGCCTGAGACGGAGGCACAAACAAGACAACAGCTTTTCCGGCTGCCTGACAAATATCATTGGTGAAAGAAAGATTATCGGACAGTCTGATATCCGGAAGATATAAATCATTGACTCGATTTTTCTGCATCCGGATAACAAGATCTGCTTCATACGCCCATAACGTCACCTGGTGACCTTTTTTAGCTAATAAATCAGCTAAACTGGTCCCCCAACTTCCAGCGCCGATAACACCAATCTGTTTAACCACGATTATTCTTCCTCTTGATCAGGGGCGAGTGTTTCATCAGACCCATTTTCAATCAGCTCCTGTGGCAACTCTTCTTCCTTTTCCGCGAGATTAGCCACAGCAACAATTCGTTCATCATCTTCCAGAACCATCAGGCGAACGCCCTGTGTGTTTCGACCGATGATCGACAGGGAACCGACTCGAGTTCGTAAAATTTTACCTCGGTCAGTAATAAACATCAGATCCTCTTCATCTGTGACCAATTTAATATCGACAACATTACCGTTTCTATCCGACGTTTTAATCGTGATAATTCCTTTACCACTACGGCTTTGCACCCGGTATTCGCTAAGACTGGTGCGTTTACCATAGCCGTTTTCGGTGACACTGACCAGCGTTGCCGAGGTATTGTCGTTGACCACTTCCATACCTATAATATTGTCATCACCTTCGAGCTGCATGCCGCGTACACCGCGCGCGGTGCGTCCCATCGGTCGCACATCGGATTCGGCAAAGCGGATTGATTTACCGTGATGGCTGGCCAGAATGACATCCATGTTGCCGTCGGTAATGCGGGTGGCAACAAGCGAATCACCATCATCAATCGTCATGGAAATGATGCCGCCCTGACGTGGATTGGCATAGGCCATCAATTCGGTTTTTTTGACCACACCGTTTTTCGT
This region of uncultured Desulfuromonas sp. genomic DNA includes:
- a CDS encoding NAD(P)H-dependent glycerol-3-phosphate dehydrogenase, with the protein product MVKQIGVIGAGSWGTSLADLLAKKGHQVTLWAYEADLVIRMQKNRVNDLYLPDIRLSDNLSFTNDICQAAGKAVVLFVPPSQAMRAVLSSCVDTLSSEALIISASKGIENETLCPMSDIFDTLLPDGLKKRTAYLSGPTFAKEVALEQPSAVVAASMEQTIAQQTQELFNTDYFRVYTNDDVIGVELGGAIKNVIALAAGVCDGLHYGYNTRAALITRGLAEMKRLGLAMGAKAETFAGLAGMGDLVLTCTGDLSRNRTVGVELGKGRKLQEILSEMTMIAEGVKTTLSTFELAKKIDVEVPIVEQMYAILYEDKDPRQAVVELMQRELKSEYV